Below is a genomic region from Prolixibacteraceae bacterium.
TAAACTATTATTAGAAGTGCCTAAGAAATTATTTGGTGTCCCAATTTTAATGGCATGTCGTGTAGAGAGTGTGAGTTCTAATCGTATGATTGCAGCTGGGCAGATGAGACACAATCCTATTGTTGTAAAATGGGATCTTAAAGATAAGATGCTCATTTTACAACAACAGGATGTAACGAATATGATTGATGTTGATGATCCGATATATCCGTCGTTTAAGCTCAATAGACAAGGAACAATCTTAGAATCATTTAGATATAAGACATACGATAGATCAACGGAGTGTTATGTTATTGATGTAACAAAATTTGTACATAATCCTCTACCAATAATTTCTCCTTTTGGAGGGAGAGCTGCCCCAGGGAGGTTAATCCCAACTTTAACAAGTACATTGGATATACGTAATTATGATCAGAATATTGAGTTGGTAACAGAGATGCACTTCTCAGGAAGAAAGGAACCTTTTAGTTGTCGTCTTCATCGCTCATTTTTACTGCTAGATAAAGATATGATGAGACCACGTTTATCTAGTGATAAAATCGGTTATTACGATGTGAAGAAAGAAGAGTTGTCTTCGGAGACATTGGGGGGACGTAATTTTGGATATATAAAACGCTGGAGAATCGAACCAAAGGGGGCGGATATCGAAGCTTATAAACAAGGTGAATTGGTGGTTCCAAAGAAGCAGATTGTGTTCTATGTTGATAGTGCATTTCCTGAGAAGTGGCGAAAATATATTAAACTTGGGATTGAAGACTGGCAAATTGCTTTCGAAAAAATTGGGTTTAAAGATGCGATTGTAGCTAAAGACTATCCAAAACATGTTGGTCCTTATGAAATGAGTGATATTACCAAATCATGCTTTAGATATGTTGTTTCAGACAAAGCAAATGCTATGGGGAATGCATGGGTTGATCCTAGATCTGGAGAGATTCTTCAGGGTAATATATTATGGTATCATGGCGTTTTTTCTAAACTATATAAATGGCGATTTGTGCAAACTGCTGCAAATGATCCTTCTATACGTTGTGACATGGAACATGTTGAAGAGAAAGTGATGGGAGATCTGATTCGCTATGCTGCAGCACATGAAATAGGACATGCTTTAGGACTAAAGCACAACTATCGTGCTTCTTTTGGTTATCCTGTCGATTCATTGCGTTCTCCGACTTTTACAGCTACTTATGGAACAGCTGCTTCTATCATGGATTATGCACGAAATAATTATGTGGCACAACCGAAAGATCACGGTGTTTCACTTACTCCTCCAATTTTAGGATTATATGATATTTTCTCTATTAAGTGGGGATATAAGCCTATATATGATGTAGCATCGACACAGGATGAAGTAGAGATACTATCTGATTGGATTACGGCACATGCCGAAGATGATATGTATCTTTTCAAGACCAAAAATGGGATGGGGGATGGATGTCTCGATCCCGCTGCACAGACTGAGGCATTAGGAGACGATATTGTGAAAGCATCAGAGTATGGTGTCAGTAACATTAAAGTGATTTTAGACAATTTATATGAATGGACGAATGCATCGAATCATTCACTGGATTACTTTCGTGAAATGTATGATGCCGTAATGAAGCAGTATGGACAGTATCTGAAGCATGCCACTACAATGATTGGTGGAGTGTATGAATTCCATGAAAGAACTCATCATTATCCAGAGTTATATCATCCCGTTAGTAAAGTGGATCAAAAGGCAGCGTTAGATTTTATAATGAATCAGTTATTGACTTATTACGAATGGAGTAATGATGAGAAGATTACGAATCATTTAGGTAACATGCATCGTGAGATTGTAAAGGGGCAAGAAAAGTGTTTGAAAGGGTTAGTTGATAGAGCTGTGTTGTATCGACTTTTTAGCTGTTCTCAGATGATGGATAAGCCTTTTTCTGTAGGAGAATATCTTGATCAAATAACAAATACTTTGTTTCAGTTGTCAAAGAAAGACGAACGAAAATTTTGGATTCAGAACCTTCAGGTGGTATATGTGAAGCAGCTTTTAAACGAGTTGAATGAGTATAAGTTGAAGCAAGGGGATCTTTTTGCAAATGTTGTTATTGCAGACATTCTATATGAGCTTTCTGACATAAAAAAAGATGTTATTAGGAAAGCTTCTAAGAGTAGTGGAAAACTAGAAAAACATTATTCGTTTTTATCTTTCTTACTAACGGAGATTTAGATTACACAAAAGAAACCTGTGTAAATAATTTAAAGTTGTATTCGTATACTTACTGAAGTAAATAAAGACTACTATGACCAAAAAAATAATACTATTCTTCTGTTTTATAAATATTACTTTTAATGCAATAGGAGATGAAGGAATGTGGATTCCTGCACAATTAAAGTCAGATGTTTTACAGAAGATGACTTCTATGGGGCTTCATCTTTCTGGAGAGCAGATATATCGTGTCGGAGAGAAAAGCCTTAATGATGCAATTGTTGGGCTTGGAACTAAGCGCAATCCTTTAGGTTTTTCAGCAACGGGATCGTTTATTGGAGATAGAGGTTTGGTTTTGACTAATCACCATTGTGCTGTATCTTACCTACAAAAACATAGTTCAATAACAAAAAACTATTTAAAGGAAGGATTTTATGCTAAAACACCAAATGAAGAGCTGCCAGCTGAAGGATTAACCCTTTCAAGACTGGTACGAATGGAGGATGTAACATCTAGAATTTTAAGTGGATGTGACACATTGTCTCACAATGCAATCCAGAAACTTATCCAAAAGAGAGGAAAAGAAATGGTTGCTCAAGCCAATGAAAATGGGAGGTATCGTTCAGTTATTAAACCATATTTTAGTGGAGCACAGTATTATTTAGAGGTATATCAAGTTTATTCAGACGTACGGATTGTCGCAATGCCTCCAGTGTCTATAGGTAAATTTGGAGGAGAAAAAGATAATTGGAATTGGCCAAGAAATTCTGCGGACTTCTGTATTTTAAGGGTGTATGGTGAGAATGAAAACAGTTCACAGAACTATTCAGTGAATAATCAACCAATTGTTTCTCCAAACTACATACATTTGTCAGAAGGAGGTGTTGACGAAGGTGATTTTACAATGGTTTATGGTTTTCCTGCAAATACAAAAAAGTTTTTAACGGCAAAAGCAATAGATCAATTAGTTCATATCACTAATCATCATGCTGTCGCTATACGTAAAGCGAAAGTCTCTGTTTTAGAAAAGAAAATGGCTGAGAAGAGTACGACATGGTTAAAATACCAAAGCTACTACAGTCAAATGTCAAATAAATTATTACGTTGGCAAGGTGAAATATATGGCATTGATCAATATGATCTAGTTGCTATGAAGAGAGATTTTGAAGATCGCTATGAGAAATGGGTAAATGCATCTGAAATCAGAAAGAGCAAATATGGCAAAGTACTTCCGAGTATTCGTTACTATTGTGGTCAATTAGATAGCTTGGAGAAAGTGAATACTTATGTTATGGAAGCAGGTATTGGGAGTGCTAACCTTATTTCATTTGTTGCTAAATTTGATATGCTTAATGCCATTTGTTCAAGAAAGAGCGTGAATCAAAAAAGGTTAGATAAAGAACTAGTTAGATTAAAAAAAATAGTTGCTGATTTCTATGATTCTTATGAATTAGAGGTAGAAAAAGAACTTTTATCTTCTAGTTTGATTCTTTTTAGCCAGAATGTAGGGGTTGATAATAAACCACTATCATTAGTGAAGGCGGAGGCTGAGTATAAAGGGCAAATCAACAAATATGTGAAACACTTGATGAAGAAATCATTGTTCACTAATGAAAAGAAGATTAATAATTTCATTAAGCATTATCAAAAGGAGGATGTGGAGAAACTGCAAAAAGATCCTTTGTTTGATTTAAGTATCAACTTTTATCTTCTGAATAGAGACAAAGTTTATGGACAGAGGGTAAAGATAAGACGTAAATACGGGAAGTATCATAGGCTATATGTTCAATCGATAAAGGAAATGTTTCAAAATAAACCTCTTGCACCTGATGCTAACCGAAGTTTAAGAATTGCCTTTGGAAAAGTAAAAGGATACAACCTGCATCATGTTGCCTATGACTACAAGAGCACTATTAGAACTCTCTTTGATAAATATAAATCGGATTCATTAAACTATTCTTTACCAGATACATTCGTGGAAAATATTTCAAGCAATGATTACGACATTCCTACATGCTTTATTACTGATGTACACACAACTGGAGGAAATTCAGGAAGTCCAGTACTAAATTCTAATGGAGAATTAGTCGGGTTAAACTTTGATAGAGTTAAAACTGGTGTTGTGTCTGACTATCAATATTTACCAGAGCTAAGTCGTCAGATCTCTGTGGATGTTAGATATATTCGCTATGTATTAAAGAGCTATCTAAATGCTGAGCCACTTCTAGAAGAATGGAAGTGATTCTATAATCCCATCATCGATAAATATATGAGCCACATAAGCTATTTAGTTTATGTGGTTTTTTGTAATTGGTTGATATATAGTAAAATTGAACTTTATTAATGAAGTCCTGTTTCATAGGTAGAGTGCAGGCCTCTTTCTCTAATTGGGTGATGAGGTGTCACCAATGTGGGTACATGTGATTAAAAGTTTAATAAAAATCATGCTTATGAAACGTTTTCTTATTACAACTGTTATTGCCATTTTCTTTGTGAACTTAAGTTTTGGACAGGTTGATAAATGGTCTGATCCGAAATTAAATCCTGATAATTTCACTTTGCTTGATGGATTCAAGAAAAAGAAGATGGAAAAGATGCTTAAAGAGGGTAAAAATGATGAAGTGAAAAAGAAGCAAGAAGAGGCAAAGAATAAGAAAGTTTATTCTGTTTTTCTTCCTGTAGTAGCGTATAATCCTTTTACGAGTCTAATTCTTGGTGTTGGAGGAAATTTGTCTACTAAGTTTGGGGATTCATCTACGACAAGATTTTCGAATTTTGTTCCGTCTTATACCTATACATTGAATAATCAACAGACTTTCCGTCTTAACTCAAATTTATATACCAATAATAATGATTATTACATTTTTAGTTCCTTGATGTGGGCGATGGCTCCACAAAGTACTTATGGTGTTGGAGGTGATAACCCTGAAGATTGGAAAACAATTGTAGAGCCAAAGACATTTAAAGTTGTTTTAAGAGCTTATAAGAAGATTAAAGAGAATATATATATTGGAGTAAACTATTCATTAGATTGGAAATATCAAATTGAAGATGAAGATGCGGTGGATATTCAGAATATTATATCTAGCAGCCCTGATGCAACGACAGCTAGTGATGCAATCGACAAAGAGTTTAATGATGGATTAGATGAGTTCTGGGTAACTGAGGGAATTAATTATTCTGGTTTTGAAGCAGAATACGATCCGTCAAATGCAGTTGCACTTCAGCAGAAGTATTATTATACTCCTTTTGGAGATTATAACTATGGAACGGGTGATCATTCGGTTGCTTCTGGTATTGGAGTGAATTTTTTACTTGATTCAAGAGATAATGTAAACTCTACATATGAAGGAGCTTATGTCAATGTAGCATATACCTATTATGGTGAGTGGTTAGGTAGTACAAGTGATTTTCAGAGTCTATTAATTGATGCAAGGTATCATATCCCGTTATGTGAAAATAAGCGTCAGGTTTTAGCTTTTTGGGGGATGGCAAATTTAACGTTTGGAGATACTCCATATTTTAGCTTGCCACGTATTGGAGGTGATGATTGGTATACATCAGGTCGTGGTTATACTGCAGGCCGATATCTTGGAGAAAAACTGTTGTACGCTGAAGCTGAATACCGAATTAATGTAAAGAAATGGTTTGGTTTAACTGGTTTTATCAATGCTCACTCTGTAACAGAAGACAATGATAAATTTGAATATGTGAATGTAGCTGGTGGTATTGGTTTTAGGGCTCGTATTCTAAAATCTAGAACAGATATCAATGCAGACTTTGGTTATGGTAAAGAAGGGTCTCATGGGGTTTACCTACGTTTTACTCAAGCATTCTAAAGTATTTATATTTAAATTTTAAACGTTATGAAAAAGCGATTAAATATTGCATTACTTATTTCAATTTGTATCGTATTTCTCTCTTCTTGTGGTGGTAAAATGAAGAAGAATTCAGATAAAACTGTGGATGTAGATGATGCTATTGAGGTGTATGACTATACCTATCCTCTAGTAATTATGGGGCTTAGTCAAGATTTAATGTTAGATAACCCTTTACGACCAAAACAGAAACCAAACTGTTTGATCAAATTTAAACAACTAGCACAACCGAAGAATAAAGCTGTTGTATTGGGTAACCGTAATACGTTGTATACTGTTGGATGGATAGACCTTAGTAAAGGTCCTGTGATCTTTACTTTTCCTGATATGGGTGAACGTTATTTTGTTATGCCTCTTATTGATGCTTGGACGAATACATTCAAAAGTATTGGATCAAGAACAACAGGTCAAGGTCCAAAGAAGTATTTTCTTGTTAATGATTCGTTTAAAGGGGATACCCCAAGTGGCTTTGAGAAGATTGTATGTCCTACCAATATGGTTTGGATAACTGGGCGTATTCAGGCAGACAACGATGATGATGCAAAAAAAGCAGCAATGTTACAAGATAAATATGTTGTTATGACATATCAAGAGTATAATGGTGGTGAAAATCCATTTAAAACTTGGAAAGCACAATACTCAGCGTTAAAGGTTCGTAAGCCTGTTCCATATACTCTTAAGATGAGTGCAAAAGAGTACTACGATCTATTTCTGAAAATGTTTGCTAATAATCAAACTTTTTCATTTGATACAGAGATGGTTAAGTTGCTTGGTAAATTTGGTGTTGAACGAGGTAAAACATTATCGTTTGATCAACTATCTTCTACATCAAAAAAAGTTCTTACTGATGGCCTCGTTGCTCAACAAAAGATATATTTAGAAGCTTTCTACAAAGGGTCATCTCAAAAGAAGCCATGGATATTTGATACAACAGAGATGGGAGTATGGGGTGATAATTATAAAAAAAGAGCTTATTGGGCAATGTGGGGATTAGGAGCAAATTTAGTTGAAGATGCTGTGTATGGTGTAACCCAACTAGACTCTGATATGAAATCATTAGATGGCGGAAAGGTATATGTTATTCATTTTGATAAAGGTGGTGAACCTGACGTTGGAGCTTTTTGGTCAATTACAACATATAATATAGAAGGATATTTGGAGAAAAATAGTGAAAATAGATATGCTTCGGGTAGCAATATGCCATTAAAATATAATAAAGATGGTAGTTTAGATCTATATATGTCATTCAAGAAGCCCAAAGGGGTAGCAGAATATAATTGGATTCCTGCACCACAAAAAGAGTTTAAGATTTTGTTTAGGATGTATTGGCCAAAAGAGTCAGTATTAGACGGTACATGGAAATTGCCATCAGTGGTACAAAAATAAATTATATTTAGGGTAGGAGATTATTCCTACCCTAATTTACTATTTTTTTACTTCAATTTGTTTCTCTACAAGTAGTTTGCCATTTAAATCGAAAGCGGCTAAATGGTAAGTTCCTTCTAATATCTCTTCAGAAGGGTCGAAGAACCATCCTAGAAATATCGCACTGTCATTGTAGCCATTTTGGTTCCATCCAGACTGAATCATTTCAACAACTCCATCCTTGTTTCTAGCTGGGTGTGTTATGGTTACCCTGTGTTCGCACACTTTTCCCATTTTTGCAGGGTGTAGTGACGTGAATCTGAGTCCCATGTAACTGTTATGTGTAGCTTTAATGGTTGTGGTTTGTTTAAT
It encodes:
- a CDS encoding zinc-dependent metalloprotease, whose protein sequence is MLKVRSLILFMLFILSVEGYSTTQTQERQKEEVSRSFMTIKKNGDKLLLEVPKKLFGVPILMACRVESVSSNRMIAAGQMRHNPIVVKWDLKDKMLILQQQDVTNMIDVDDPIYPSFKLNRQGTILESFRYKTYDRSTECYVIDVTKFVHNPLPIISPFGGRAAPGRLIPTLTSTLDIRNYDQNIELVTEMHFSGRKEPFSCRLHRSFLLLDKDMMRPRLSSDKIGYYDVKKEELSSETLGGRNFGYIKRWRIEPKGADIEAYKQGELVVPKKQIVFYVDSAFPEKWRKYIKLGIEDWQIAFEKIGFKDAIVAKDYPKHVGPYEMSDITKSCFRYVVSDKANAMGNAWVDPRSGEILQGNILWYHGVFSKLYKWRFVQTAANDPSIRCDMEHVEEKVMGDLIRYAAAHEIGHALGLKHNYRASFGYPVDSLRSPTFTATYGTAASIMDYARNNYVAQPKDHGVSLTPPILGLYDIFSIKWGYKPIYDVASTQDEVEILSDWITAHAEDDMYLFKTKNGMGDGCLDPAAQTEALGDDIVKASEYGVSNIKVILDNLYEWTNASNHSLDYFREMYDAVMKQYGQYLKHATTMIGGVYEFHERTHHYPELYHPVSKVDQKAALDFIMNQLLTYYEWSNDEKITNHLGNMHREIVKGQEKCLKGLVDRAVLYRLFSCSQMMDKPFSVGEYLDQITNTLFQLSKKDERKFWIQNLQVVYVKQLLNELNEYKLKQGDLFANVVIADILYELSDIKKDVIRKASKSSGKLEKHYSFLSFLLTEI
- a CDS encoding S46 family peptidase, whose translation is MTKKIILFFCFINITFNAIGDEGMWIPAQLKSDVLQKMTSMGLHLSGEQIYRVGEKSLNDAIVGLGTKRNPLGFSATGSFIGDRGLVLTNHHCAVSYLQKHSSITKNYLKEGFYAKTPNEELPAEGLTLSRLVRMEDVTSRILSGCDTLSHNAIQKLIQKRGKEMVAQANENGRYRSVIKPYFSGAQYYLEVYQVYSDVRIVAMPPVSIGKFGGEKDNWNWPRNSADFCILRVYGENENSSQNYSVNNQPIVSPNYIHLSEGGVDEGDFTMVYGFPANTKKFLTAKAIDQLVHITNHHAVAIRKAKVSVLEKKMAEKSTTWLKYQSYYSQMSNKLLRWQGEIYGIDQYDLVAMKRDFEDRYEKWVNASEIRKSKYGKVLPSIRYYCGQLDSLEKVNTYVMEAGIGSANLISFVAKFDMLNAICSRKSVNQKRLDKELVRLKKIVADFYDSYELEVEKELLSSSLILFSQNVGVDNKPLSLVKAEAEYKGQINKYVKHLMKKSLFTNEKKINNFIKHYQKEDVEKLQKDPLFDLSINFYLLNRDKVYGQRVKIRRKYGKYHRLYVQSIKEMFQNKPLAPDANRSLRIAFGKVKGYNLHHVAYDYKSTIRTLFDKYKSDSLNYSLPDTFVENISSNDYDIPTCFITDVHTTGGNSGSPVLNSNGELVGLNFDRVKTGVVSDYQYLPELSRQISVDVRYIRYVLKSYLNAEPLLEEWK
- a CDS encoding BamA/TamA family outer membrane protein — encoded protein: MKRFLITTVIAIFFVNLSFGQVDKWSDPKLNPDNFTLLDGFKKKKMEKMLKEGKNDEVKKKQEEAKNKKVYSVFLPVVAYNPFTSLILGVGGNLSTKFGDSSTTRFSNFVPSYTYTLNNQQTFRLNSNLYTNNNDYYIFSSLMWAMAPQSTYGVGGDNPEDWKTIVEPKTFKVVLRAYKKIKENIYIGVNYSLDWKYQIEDEDAVDIQNIISSSPDATTASDAIDKEFNDGLDEFWVTEGINYSGFEAEYDPSNAVALQQKYYYTPFGDYNYGTGDHSVASGIGVNFLLDSRDNVNSTYEGAYVNVAYTYYGEWLGSTSDFQSLLIDARYHIPLCENKRQVLAFWGMANLTFGDTPYFSLPRIGGDDWYTSGRGYTAGRYLGEKLLYAEAEYRINVKKWFGLTGFINAHSVTEDNDKFEYVNVAGGIGFRARILKSRTDINADFGYGKEGSHGVYLRFTQAF
- a CDS encoding DUF1254 domain-containing protein, translated to MKKRLNIALLISICIVFLSSCGGKMKKNSDKTVDVDDAIEVYDYTYPLVIMGLSQDLMLDNPLRPKQKPNCLIKFKQLAQPKNKAVVLGNRNTLYTVGWIDLSKGPVIFTFPDMGERYFVMPLIDAWTNTFKSIGSRTTGQGPKKYFLVNDSFKGDTPSGFEKIVCPTNMVWITGRIQADNDDDAKKAAMLQDKYVVMTYQEYNGGENPFKTWKAQYSALKVRKPVPYTLKMSAKEYYDLFLKMFANNQTFSFDTEMVKLLGKFGVERGKTLSFDQLSSTSKKVLTDGLVAQQKIYLEAFYKGSSQKKPWIFDTTEMGVWGDNYKKRAYWAMWGLGANLVEDAVYGVTQLDSDMKSLDGGKVYVIHFDKGGEPDVGAFWSITTYNIEGYLEKNSENRYASGSNMPLKYNKDGSLDLYMSFKKPKGVAEYNWIPAPQKEFKILFRMYWPKESVLDGTWKLPSVVQK